One window of Vibrio atlanticus genomic DNA carries:
- a CDS encoding DEAD/DEAH box helicase: MSFTSLGLSEPILKAIEAQGYDKPSPIQEKAVPAVLTGKDVMAAAQTGTGKTAGFTLPILEMLSKGPRVRQNQVRALVLTPTRELAAQVNGSVVKYGINLPLTSTVVFGGVKINPQMQKLRKGSDVLVATPGRLLDLYNQNAVRFDQLEILVLDEADRMLDMGFIRDIRKILAFLPKKRQNLLFSATFSDDIRSLAKGLVNNPVEISVSPANSTAPTVEQSIYPVDKKKKAPMLAKLIKDNDWRQVLVFSKTKHGANKLARFLEEQDIASAPIHGNKSQGARTKALENFKTGKVRVLVATDIAARGIDIPQLPQVVNFDLPNVSEDYVHRIGRTGRAGEVGKAISLVCADEVGELFGIERLIQQVLERRELEGFAPVNKLPESRLDSRPIKPKKPKKTREHSDGQRSGDNARGHKPAGKNKRHVAGNGSAPKRKPNSGNKASDSNSAGAGDDKSLRNNGSNYKRGNKPSTNSSGKPGGAGKPKKSGFGGSNGSSKPSNKSAGNKPTGNKPSPSRSRSKPASQK; the protein is encoded by the coding sequence ATGAGTTTTACCTCCCTTGGCCTTTCTGAACCGATCCTTAAAGCTATTGAAGCACAAGGTTACGATAAGCCATCACCAATCCAAGAGAAAGCCGTACCAGCTGTCCTAACGGGCAAAGATGTAATGGCCGCTGCTCAAACAGGTACAGGTAAAACTGCTGGCTTCACGCTACCTATTCTTGAAATGTTATCAAAAGGCCCTCGCGTACGTCAGAACCAAGTTCGTGCACTAGTGCTAACACCTACCCGTGAACTTGCTGCGCAAGTGAATGGCAGCGTAGTTAAATACGGTATTAACTTACCGCTTACTTCTACGGTCGTGTTTGGTGGCGTGAAAATTAACCCTCAGATGCAAAAACTTCGTAAAGGTAGTGATGTGTTGGTGGCAACACCGGGTCGTCTACTTGACCTATACAACCAAAATGCAGTGCGTTTTGATCAGCTTGAGATTCTAGTATTAGATGAAGCTGATCGCATGTTAGACATGGGTTTCATTCGCGACATCCGTAAGATCTTGGCTTTCCTACCTAAGAAGCGTCAGAACTTACTGTTTTCTGCAACGTTCTCTGATGATATTCGTAGCTTGGCTAAAGGCTTAGTAAATAACCCAGTTGAAATCTCGGTAAGCCCTGCAAACTCAACAGCACCAACTGTTGAACAAAGTATTTATCCAGTAGACAAAAAGAAAAAAGCGCCAATGCTAGCTAAGCTGATCAAAGATAATGATTGGCGACAAGTGTTGGTGTTCAGCAAAACAAAACACGGTGCAAACAAGCTTGCTCGTTTCCTTGAAGAGCAAGACATCGCTTCTGCTCCTATCCATGGTAACAAGAGCCAAGGCGCGCGTACTAAAGCCTTAGAGAACTTTAAAACCGGTAAGGTACGAGTACTCGTAGCGACCGATATCGCTGCTCGTGGTATTGATATCCCACAACTTCCTCAAGTGGTTAACTTCGACCTTCCAAACGTATCAGAAGATTACGTTCACCGTATTGGTCGTACTGGCCGTGCAGGTGAAGTGGGTAAAGCAATTTCATTGGTTTGTGCAGATGAAGTGGGTGAGCTATTTGGTATTGAACGCCTTATTCAACAAGTACTGGAGCGTCGTGAACTGGAAGGTTTTGCACCCGTAAACAAGTTACCAGAATCTCGCTTGGATTCGCGTCCGATTAAGCCTAAGAAACCGAAAAAGACACGCGAACACTCGGATGGCCAACGTTCTGGTGATAATGCTCGCGGCCATAAGCCAGCAGGCAAGAACAAGCGTCATGTAGCAGGTAATGGATCTGCTCCAAAGCGTAAGCCTAACTCAGGCAACAAAGCTTCAGACAGCAACTCTGCAGGTGCTGGTGATGATAAGTCTTTAAGAAATAATGGCAGCAACTATAAGCGTGGCAATAAGCCTTCTACGAATAGTTCTGGCAAGCCAGGTGGTGCAGGTAAACCTAAAAAGTCTGGTTTCGGTGGAAGTAATGGTTCAAGCAAACCGTCTAACAAGTCAGCAGGTAACAAGCCTACAGGTAACAAACCTTCACCATCTAGAAGCCGTTCTAAGCCTGCATCTCAGAAATAG